In one window of Gossypium arboreum isolate Shixiya-1 chromosome 4, ASM2569848v2, whole genome shotgun sequence DNA:
- the LOC108458394 gene encoding uncharacterized protein LOC108458394 isoform X1, whose protein sequence is MQSSSSSIMSEMPRNSDGSSEQCKAGPDFFSFYACQIADLLSEDKNTLSNSNASELSQGKYVVVNDKESMDCSPKDVDSLFENSIGAELSDFKKGRLKGLLRQSVNDLSMEVEEMLDPVVSMSELRYKIRSNSLVTSPLDGDAAQVASKKPKLSSSLSPISITGNSHPIKSGSCKEVEDDLEFLLKNDNQLLVEETMKKYSDELSSTLVHMEQKLEETLDAIMSKCRPMTRTEKRQLQKLIQQLPKENLVRVVEIIQRGRPAEKPCEEIFVDLEKEENVTLWRLYYYVEAVEKAKMLAQLQCSTTPTS, encoded by the exons ATGCAGAGTAGTAGTTCTTCTATCATGTCAGAGATGCCGAGAAATTCGGATGGTTCGAGTGAGCAATGTAAAGCTGGACCTGATTTCTTCAGCTTCTATGCTTGTCAGATAGCTGACCTGTTGTCAGAAGATAAAAATACTCTGTCCAATTCCAATGCATCCGAGTTGtctcaagggaagtatgtggtgGTCAATGATAAAGAGTCTATGGATTGCAGTCCTAAAGATGTTGATTCACTTTTTGAAAACAGCATTGGTGCTGAGCTTTCGGATTTCAAGAAAGGAAGATTGAAAGGATTACTTAGGCAAAGTGTGAATGATCTCTCAATGGAAGTTGAGGAG ATGTTAGATCCTGTTGTGTCTATGTCTGAGTTACGTTATAAGATCAGAAGCAACAGTTTGGTGACTTCACCTTTAGATGGAGATGCAGCCCAAGTTGCCAGTAAGAAACCTAAATTATCATCTTCCTTATCACCAATCAGCATCACTGGAAATTCTCATCCCATCAAATCTGGATCTTGCAAAGAG GTGGAAGATGATTTGGAGTTCCTTCTAAAGAATGATAACCAGCTGCTGGTAGAGGAAACAATGAAAAAATATTCTGATGAACTATCCTCAACG CTGGTGCATATGGAGCAGAAGCTTGAAGAAACTTTAGATGCTATAATGTCCAAGTGTAG GCCTATGACTCGTACTGAGAAGCGGCAGCTTCAGAAATTGATACAACAGCTACCCAAGGAAAATCTTGTCCGTGTTGTTGAAATTATCCAGCGTGGTAGGCCAGCTGAAAAGCCTTGTGAAGAAATCTTTGTTGATCTGGAAAAAGAG GAAAATGTGACGCTTTGGAGATTATATTACTATGTTGAAGCAGTCGAGAAAGCCAAAATGCTTGCGCAATTGCAATGTAGCACAACCCCAACATCATAG
- the LOC108459732 gene encoding uncharacterized protein LOC108459732, which translates to MISLEGVSSIRKTHDMLPIHSKPKPWNPSNAPNPPTFKKILPLKISNTWNENKEANESKAGRIKRLVLTNEGRTKLNTFPDREFYAYPRFVTHVDDGFIATLTDLYRKRLKPGSEILDLMSSWISHLPNEVVYKRVVGHGLNAQELARNSRMDYFFVKDLNQDQKLEIEDSSFDAVLCTVSVQYLQQPEKAFAEVFRVLRPGGVFIVSFSNRLFYEKAINAWRDGTAYSRVQLVLQYFQCIEGFTQPEVIRKLPSAGNSQDDKSPFSWFMKWLGLFSGSDPFYAVIAYKNFKPVYD; encoded by the exons ATGATTTCCCTGGAAGGAGTTTCAAGTATTCGGAAAACACATGATATGCTACCTATTCACTCAAAACCCAAGCCATGGAACCCATCCAATGCACCAAATCCACCaacatttaaaaaaattcttCCACTAAAAATTTCAAACACTTGGAATGAAAACAAGGAAGCAAATGAATCAAAAGCAGGCAGAATCAAACGCCTGGTGCTTACCAATGAAGGCAGAACCAAGCTCAACACCTTTCCCGACAGGGAATTCTATGCTTACCCCAGGTTTGTAACTCATGTTGATGATGGATTCATTGCCACACTAACAGATCTGTACAGGAAGAGGCTAAAGCCTGGCTCAGAGATTCTTGACCTCATGAGTTCATGGATTAGCCATCTACCAAATGAAGTTGTTTACAAAAGAGTGGTAGGGCATGGACTTAATGCTCAGGAGCTTGCCAGGAATTCTAGGATGGATTACTTCTTTGTCAAGGATCTAAATCAGGACCAGAAGCTCGAGATTGAAGACTCAAGTTTCGATGCTGTCTTATGCACGGTCAGTGTACAGTATCTTCAGCAACCTGAGAAG GCTTTTGCAGAAGTTTTTCGGGTGCTTAGGCCAGGAGGCGTGTTCATTGTGAGCTTCAGCAATAGGCTTTTCTATGAGAAAGCAATCAATGCCTGGAGAGATGGAACTGCATATAGTAGAGTACAACTTGTTCTTCAGTATTTCCAGTGTATTGAAGGGTTCACACAGCCGGAAGTGATCCGGAAATTACCGAGTGCTGGTAATTCTCAAGATGACAAGTCGCCGTTCAGCTGGTTCATGAAGTGGCTTGGGTTATTTTCGGGTTCAGACCCCTTTTATGCTGTCATAGCTTACAAGAACTTCAAACCTGTATATGATTAA
- the LOC108458394 gene encoding uncharacterized protein LOC108458394 isoform X2 has protein sequence MSEMPRNSDGSSEQCKAGPDFFSFYACQIADLLSEDKNTLSNSNASELSQGKYVVVNDKESMDCSPKDVDSLFENSIGAELSDFKKGRLKGLLRQSVNDLSMEVEEMLDPVVSMSELRYKIRSNSLVTSPLDGDAAQVASKKPKLSSSLSPISITGNSHPIKSGSCKEVEDDLEFLLKNDNQLLVEETMKKYSDELSSTLVHMEQKLEETLDAIMSKCRPMTRTEKRQLQKLIQQLPKENLVRVVEIIQRGRPAEKPCEEIFVDLEKEENVTLWRLYYYVEAVEKAKMLAQLQCSTTPTS, from the exons ATGTCAGAGATGCCGAGAAATTCGGATGGTTCGAGTGAGCAATGTAAAGCTGGACCTGATTTCTTCAGCTTCTATGCTTGTCAGATAGCTGACCTGTTGTCAGAAGATAAAAATACTCTGTCCAATTCCAATGCATCCGAGTTGtctcaagggaagtatgtggtgGTCAATGATAAAGAGTCTATGGATTGCAGTCCTAAAGATGTTGATTCACTTTTTGAAAACAGCATTGGTGCTGAGCTTTCGGATTTCAAGAAAGGAAGATTGAAAGGATTACTTAGGCAAAGTGTGAATGATCTCTCAATGGAAGTTGAGGAG ATGTTAGATCCTGTTGTGTCTATGTCTGAGTTACGTTATAAGATCAGAAGCAACAGTTTGGTGACTTCACCTTTAGATGGAGATGCAGCCCAAGTTGCCAGTAAGAAACCTAAATTATCATCTTCCTTATCACCAATCAGCATCACTGGAAATTCTCATCCCATCAAATCTGGATCTTGCAAAGAG GTGGAAGATGATTTGGAGTTCCTTCTAAAGAATGATAACCAGCTGCTGGTAGAGGAAACAATGAAAAAATATTCTGATGAACTATCCTCAACG CTGGTGCATATGGAGCAGAAGCTTGAAGAAACTTTAGATGCTATAATGTCCAAGTGTAG GCCTATGACTCGTACTGAGAAGCGGCAGCTTCAGAAATTGATACAACAGCTACCCAAGGAAAATCTTGTCCGTGTTGTTGAAATTATCCAGCGTGGTAGGCCAGCTGAAAAGCCTTGTGAAGAAATCTTTGTTGATCTGGAAAAAGAG GAAAATGTGACGCTTTGGAGATTATATTACTATGTTGAAGCAGTCGAGAAAGCCAAAATGCTTGCGCAATTGCAATGTAGCACAACCCCAACATCATAG